The following nucleotide sequence is from Drosophila bipectinata strain 14024-0381.07 unplaced genomic scaffold, DbipHiC1v2 scaffold_286, whole genome shotgun sequence.
ACGACTGCGTCTTCAGTATATGCAGCACTTCCCGAAAGATCCCAGTGCCACGGACAATTGCTACATCATTTACGGCGCCTTGGCGGACTGCCTTCAGAGCCTGGGCACCTGGATCGTCCAATACTTCGACCACCTGTGCTCCTTGTGCATCCAGGGGAATACTCACTCAGACGCGCACACCCGCGAAAAGGCATACTACCGCGTGGGCGAGCTGGTCCGGCATTTCGAAAGGACGTCTTTCGCATCTTATCCGATTATCCTCCAAGTCCTCGCGAATGCCATCGCCACGGAGAGGAACCCCCCTGCCCTGGACCATATTAAAGCAGCTCTCGCCCGGCTATTGATCACCCACATAGAAGGTGTGCCCCTGGGTGAGGTTCTTCCGGTGTTCATGTGGTACTTGCCGCTGCGTGAGGAGACGGTTCCGATGCGTATTTCGCATCTTATCCGATTATCCTCCAAGTCCTCTCGAATGCCATCGCCACGGAGAGGAACCCCCCTGCCCTGGACCATATTAAAGCAGCTCTCGCCCGGCTATTGATCACCCACATAGAAGGTGTGCCCCTAGATGAAGTCCTCTCGGTGTTCATGTCGTACTTGCCGCTGCGCGAGGAGACGGTTCCGAGGAGGATAATGGGATAAGATGCGAAAGACGCCCTTTCGAAATGCCGGACCAGCTCGCCAAGGCCGTAGTATGCCTTTTCGCGGGTGTGCGTGTCTGAGTGAGTTGTCCCCTGGATGCACAAGGAGCACAGGTGGTCGAAGTATTGGACGATCCAGGTGCCCAGGCTCTGAAGGCAGTCCGCCAAGGCGCCGTAAATGATGTAGCAATTGTCCGTGGCACTGGGATCTTTCGGGAAGTGCTGCATATACTGAAGACGCAGTCGTGTGAAGTACACGGAGAACTCCTCGGGCTCCAGGGCAAGGCCCAAGAGCGGCAGCAATTGGGCCGCATGCTCAATGACCACGTTTTTGCCTTCCACGTCATTGGTCATCAAGTCATTGATAAGTTCACAGATAATCCCTTGGAGCTCAGCCGTGTGAACTACAGCACCCTTTACTTTCCTGAACACTTCTCCGAGTGCTTCCAATGCAATTTTACTTACCGACTGCTCCTGGTCGTTGCGAGCAACTTCGGCCAACTTGGGTACGACTACCAGACTGGCGCGAGCAACTCCCTCTGCATCCCTGATCTTGAGGAGAGCGATCATGAACTGGGACAGTGCCTCCAGCGCGGCCTTGCGAATGGAATCGTAGGGGTTGTCGACTACCTTGAGCACGCAGTCGAACGACGGCTGAAATTACGGAGCGAAAGTAGCGCCCGAGTTGGCAGCGAACTCCCTCAGCGCTACAATGGCTTGCTTCTTCTCGATAAGGTCATCGTCCTCCGCCTGCGATTCGTCCAGTTCGGAGCTCTCCCGCATCTCTTCATCGTCCTCGGACCTCGGGAGGACCGATTCCAGAATGCGGTTCGTGATATTGGGGAAACCGCACCCATTTCCTCGTCGGCCACGATCGTGATGGCTCTCATCAGGTTGTAAGCGTGCATGCGCAGATCCTTATCTTCGGCCTTGTGCTCGATAATGGCCAGGCAGAATAGCATGGTGTCGTTATCCAGCGGGATGAAGCTCTCTTTCCCGACGAAGCGGGCAATTGTCGCCAGAATTTCTATTGACTTGAGGCGGTTCTGTAGATGAATAAAGGGTAGCACAGTAGGAACATAAGGGTTGAATGCCCTCTTTTGTGCCAGCAGCCACTAACGCTATGGTAGACAAGACCAGTTTACAGAGCCTGGGGCCGGTCTGGACGACCAAGGCGTCGGAGAGGCGCTCCATCAGCAGAGCCAAGTGCGGCTTCTCCTCGTCCTTCAGGTGTTTGATAAAAGTGTCCAGGGCGTAAAAAATTCTCGGGACGGCCCATCGATATCTCGGTGACCAGCTGGCCGAGGTGTTGGAATATAGTGGCACCAGAGCGAAGAAGGCCGCGTTGCGCACCAGTGCCGATGGACAGTTTATGCTGTTCTTTATGGTGTTGAGCATCGGCTCCAGAAACCTATTCACGATGGCAGCGACGCATCCCTCGGCCATGACAGCTAAGCTCGGGAAGACAGCGCGGCGGCGGATCAGGTCGTGGTGCGCCATGGCCTCTTCAAGGAtctgcagcagcggcggcattAGGTTCTCTGCCAAAGCATCCAGACAACGTCATCGGTCGTGTAGAAACATTCAGAATAGCAGCCCCAGCAGCCCCTGCTCGATCCCAGTCGTTTTTTTCAAGCAGCACTTAGCTTGCCACAAAGGTAATGGTCTCGGAGCGGATGCCGTCTTCCAACTCCTTGTTGCTCGTCACCTCGAGGCAGCAATCCAAAACGGGCCTAACATCTTTCAGCAGCCGGGGCATGTGGTCGGCCATGCTCTCCAGGATGTTAAAAACGGAGATGAACTCCTAAACATCGTTGGTATAAGCAAAAGCTCGGACGGTGTTATAGATTTGCGGCATCAAGAGTGCAGAAGATGGAGGAGCCCAGCTCACTCTCCTTGGGATCCGAGGCGGCGCACTTCTTGAAAACAAATTTGAGCAGCTCCGACACCCAAGAGTCGGTCTTGTTAGACTCATGGCGCACCAGACTGCCAATTACCTGGCCGATGCTACTCCTCAAATTCTTCGCCTTTTCGACGATAAGAGCTTGGAGCATTATGTGTTAGATCTGGCTTTGCACGTCCTGGCCCAGGAGCTGCCAATGTCTCCGCTTCGACAGTCGCCTGTTCAGGATCACGGCAGCGTACTGGCGGATGTCAGTCTGGGTGGAGAAGACCACGATGTTGCAGAAGCCCAGTATCGCCTCGTGATTCTCCATGGCCTGTTCCAAGGCTGCAGTAGCCATTCGGATTGTATCGGCTTCGGAGCTCAAAAGCCCATTAATTATTTCCACTAAAGCAGCTTCCATGTTgattaactttttttatttgctatTTCGAGTTTCAAAATCAGAGTGAGCTATACCGTACACCACATCCAGACAGGCAAACTTCAAGACGAATTACATGTCCAAGCTTACTgggataaatatttgttgataTTGATGTGATCATGATAATGGGGCTAAACGTTTTCTTAGTTATGACGAGAGTtgtagtgtttaaaattttattttaattagttttgaatttgacataattctttgttttttttttggacagCCATTCTCATGATTAAGTTCTTAATTCTGaagtatatatgtacgtatcttaaaataattttttttttatatttacatcagcggcgtttaacaatgtctgttttaggttaaaaaaaaaaatttaataaaaaaaaacaaactttacGCCTAGCACGTGCTTACGACAAGCACTgcaaaaagtcatttttttgcttggccacttaaaggttaaagttttgaaaaaaaaatcaccttTCAGTTTGATAAGTAGGCAGAACTGAATACGTATCAAATCCGTATACGGTTTGCAGCCGAATGCCCAacgtataattgtatcatgccACCACCATCTCAGTTGAACATATTGTCAGTTGGCTTATGTCCCattttcattctttttttCTGGTGAGTTCCGTTATTTCTCCAGTTGgcttttttcccttttttttgtagtgtggttataaaaattaatatttttttgtagtgtggttataaaaattaacactttcataatttaaaaacaaatttttaaatcttttttcaTTAACCCATCATTTAACGATCTCATCTCTTTCAAATCCAAAGTCTTGCAGGAACTAGATTTTACATTGGATGCCGCAGAACTTTTCCTTCAACTTTTCTGCCACTTCTGAATGTCCGCGTCAGGTTTAATAGCGGAATTTTTTACGAAAAattctgtaaaaaaaaacattttattcatatgtatattcatattcatatttattcatatgtttattcatattcatatttattcatatgtatatatcacAGTGATAAGCGGGATTGCTAAATAAGTTCATTAGTACTTAACAGTAACCTTTTTGGAATGAAACCAGGAGTACATGAGTTATATAAGATGGTATGAATACAAACTCTCTCAACCTTATATATGAtggttatatatatatatattaatttattggcTACACAAAGACAGAAGACTTATGTATTAATTTCAAATACAAGATCAGCCCTCTATTTGACTGACAAGGACGACAAACGACTCTGGATATTGTTACCAAAGAgttatgtaaataaatttttaactgaaacaccatttaagaaattgtacgaaaatggaataacacatcttgtatataaaggaaaagagatgactagatatagctcagcctgtttacaatttattttaatggagTAATAGTATAAAAGAGCTGGATCCTTAGAATGGTTCATCAGTTTCACATTTTCCATTAAATTAGAAACTTATTTtagacttttttatttttacttcaatttgaaGACATGCTTTTCGAGGAACACCTTAAAAaacttgaatatttaaaaacaactcTGGAGGATTTAGAAGAAAAGGTACAAGAGTTCTATTTATGGATTCCACTACAAAATATGCCCCTGGAGTGATGATGAAGCAACTGATGGTCCAGACACTTGTAATTGCCACAAACTTCCTCTATATGAACTGAagattattatttcttttacgAATCACAATTTCTCGTGCAGATGTACAATCGCCAACAATGATTCCTGCAACATCATCAAAAACTGGTGCATTCGAAAAATCTACGAATATGCTCTCCAGCTGGTGTTTTATCAGGATTAATGACGATAGCGTGATTATCGCTTTGTAATTGGtgcatgtttttttgttttttttgtaatagcagggtaacgtttatttaaaactgtccattagggacaaccattaaatgttatcacataaacttcacttatatataattttaaatattaatatggtagaaattagagtagtaaggggaggtccagcgggtgtgtcctttttagtcttctgggctgctcgctgttgtccagcagggagctggccaacaggttcgggtgattatgaagcctctgcatgtaacgtgcgctgcttctttgtatctcgtccttgacccaagggaaattgagaacctcgtggatggtgcgattgtcatgatagacgtgggccccagtggtgattcgaagggctctattttcgaaagcttgtatagttcggacattcgtcttgctcgcagtgccccagagctgtatgccgtacgtctaGATTGGGCATAATatggccttgtaaatgaggagtttagtggaagttctcagcttcgatctcctacccataagccagtagaaggatcgaagtctttgatcagcctgtttcctcttcttaatcagatggggcttccaggtgagcctcctgtctagggtgaatcccaggtacttgggattgtcttcctgtgggattggagagccgttaaggttaactggagggcagttgcctttgcagagataaaatgtggtggcagtggacttctcattattgacgacaatgttccatcgcttttgccagtcgctgagcaagtcaagctgcaattgcatcgtttcggctgcccccaatgcgctatcggcggtaGTAAGGAATGCGGTGTCGTCTgaataggttgctgcgagcaggtcaggcctctgaagaacagggaggtcggccgtataagcattgtacatcaacgggccaagaacgctgccttggggttcACCAGCCTGAGCTTCTCttataccggagatggcctcgccatatctaacagcaaatttacggtcttccaagaacgactttaggaactggaagtatggtcggggtaggccagtctttaatttataaagaagaccgggatgccagactcggtcaaacgcctgcttcacgtccagcatgacggccatgcagtacttcttggtttcaaacgcgtccaggatgcactgcactacccgatggcactgctctggcgtaccgtgtcgccgcctgaagccaaactggtggtcagggatcagtccagcctcgtcaaatactggcagtgctctgcttaaaaacactcgttcaagtattttggagagcattggtaacaaacttattggtcggtaggacgaaaggtttgcttcgggtttcccgggcttaggtatcatagttacctgggcacgtttccatgtggacggaaagtaccctatctccaagcatctattatagatcctcgtaattagctgtatgcttggaggtggtaacatttttaatgcaattgcattgataccatcatcgcccggggccttgttgttgctcatgatggttatgagctcagctgtttcctcctcagtcactggtggtattggatcggcgtccctggaaggctcggctagcagacgggcagtttcagcagcatcctccggtgagcagcgatcgaaaggcgtaaagacaccttcgaggtgttcggcgaaagcgttggccctgtccatctccgatctgcaccagctgccgtcggttctttgtacaggtgggatccttttcagcggctgtctgatagatttggtgactcgccataagttatgttgagggtcgcctggctcaagttgttcgacgaacccgtcaaaggcctgctttcttagtcttgccagcgtttctgtcagacatttggtcgctctattgaaggcggttttgtccaaaggattcctcgagagtatccacactcttcggagtcgtcgcttttcaagtttgagttcttcgacttctgggctccaaaaatggatgtccctgtcagtggctcttgggcggttggagggccttggtgctgcttcagaagctgccgcctgaatatgggctgttaactcttctacaacggtgtcgatgtcaaccggggagtcaagtgtcgggctggggtcggtaacgttgttcaggtaagattggtacttgtcaacgtctgttgtcttgtagatcagctttttgcgggctgacctgagcaaggctggggtgaaaagtgacacggcaaaggcgctgtggtccgagaagaggtcttctacttctctcgcttgaattccggcagaatccagtcctccggagatggcgaagtctaggacatcagggattttgtggggatccgtaggccagtatgtgggtgcaccggttgcgtgacagcttaagtttcgggactgaatctgcctgtatagggccgagccctttgggttcgtaatcctggagccccaccaggggtgtttagcattaaagtcccctccgattatgaacttggggccgaggcaatccagtagcaagccgaattcctgttcgtggatgttgtgcctgggggggcaatatgctgcagcgattgttatgtcaccgttggtagtggagattttaatttgggcacattgcacccagtattcgcacatggctggaagtgcctcatacttgatgcagctgcgaataaggatggccgcgcccccgcgacctctaccgttcgggtggttagcggcaatgaggtcgtatcctctaatagtcaagtatgatctgttggtaaaatgcgtttctgatatgaggagaacgtctgcCTGGTGGGTCTTGCAATAtagctcgacctctggccttctttttaccaggccgttagcattccatatggttatatctaattgcgtatgcataaggatttgcaaacggtggccatcatttgtgctatttggctcaagaccttctccatcattcgctcaaacatagattccatcctagccattagggcgtccattggattacttggaagactgggatcgggattggggttggagtcaaactgtggtgctccgtttttgactgcgctagcatagctgatgttagggttaattttgctgaattgaggttgctggcgtcttggggcagtctgcttgggggcgaacgtgctctttgcctttttgtaggctggacagcccttgtaagaggccgcgtgtgatccgtcgcagtggaggcagacggctggttcactggcgattttggtgcattcggacgatgggtgcctatctccacactttacgcatctgtactccagatggcagtaccgtttcgtgtgaccgaagccctggcagcgatgacattggggcacatcgtcgaatttttttggtggctcaaccgtaaccaccgtgctgcatagccgcttgacttgaaaggcctccttgttgtttttggctggctcgaggttaataaagaaaatgtttagtggcttccttgtacctttttgcgtaggattgtgtatatccctgacttggtgtccatggctgctgaaacccaccttaatatcctccaggtcggtggagaagtggaggcctttaacgacgatccgataagcgcgctcgtctcggggctggaatgtgtggtatcgatggttattttcgctcaggaactttttcagagttgagtaagtatccttGTCTGGAGTCATGACGCGAATTGTGTTGTTAGTGCTTGCCTTGTAGGTCACTTCAACATCCCCGCCTAAGAGGTGGGTAAAGTCTTTGGAAAGGCCCTTGATGCTGGATACgtccgggataaaaattgggggcggtttgatgattttcgccgtttttaccgcagattgcttggtcttcttgtcatcttttttcttcatacCGTCAACCTCCAAGTCGCTGATACGATCTTCATCGTCTAAATCAGATAGAattgcataataatttttttcaatattagctttaagtgcagctctggctgcttcgctggTGGAAGGTTCGTCTTCCATAATGGGTTTTTTAGCAGACTTCCGCTTCATTTCTCCATGCTCAGAGTCGCTGGAATCGTAATCTTGAAAATAAGAACaggctttctttttcgaaggcggcttgattttgatggaactgGGAGGGTCTTGCCAGGACATTGAGTTGGTTTTGCCCGAGAATGGCCGCAAGATTATGTAAATAagagtggttttatatttgtttggtgtttggaaaaaattttaaatttttctttttatttttttttttttaacaaacaataaaaccagggaccgtaaataatgattatgagtttaaaaaaattaaagcccAAAACAGtctccaaaaaaattgaaaaaaattgtcataagttaaacttttattataaaacgATGCTTTAGGTTCAAAGCCTACCGGGTGAATCAACACATTTTCAACACTTCATTGTGCTCATGAATTGTGCTCATGAACACTTCATGAATTGAATGTTAGAATTGACTTTGAACCCCAGTTTAAATTAAGTTATAATGCTATGGTAATGTGAGTTTGTCAGTGTGATGAGCTAGTAACTCACTTTATTtgcgatttttggtatgtcgaacAGGATTTAGGAGgataaaaaatagattttgGCGGATTTTCAGACCTACTCAATACGCTCACAAAATTTCATGAGAATCAGTATAGCCGTTTCGGAGGAGTATGGTAACAAAAACTGTGAGACGAAAATGTTATATACGTATAAAGATATACATATCAAAAATTATTGGTATATTAGCGTATGtaacaaatatttgtaaagttttggttttttgtttcggaacaacatcaaaataaaaaattatacaaaaatatgtaaaaaattatttgtgtaTTGGCGTATCCGAGgccacaaaaattaaaacagaaaacatcCACAAAAATTAAACCGAAACATATccacaaaaaacatacaaaaagcaacaatagcaacagcagcgaCATCGAGAAAGGCCTCAACAGCGAAGGCAACCCCACATCAAGATCACCACCAACCACCCACAGCGGCAACAACATCAGGAGCAGCACCGGCAACGACAACAACATCAGGAGCAGCACCGGCAACGACAACAACATCAGCAAAAAATTAGCAATTATAGTCCTCGGCAAGtttcgttttcttttttttttatatacttaaATTTAGTATAGATGATAAAATAGATGCGCTTCTcgcaaaaacattaaaaaatgttttaagaCATGAAGCTAAGAGCCTGTAGAACATGATTATTTCATGAAAAATCATTTCGATAGCATGCTATCAAAATGTAAGTCCGCCTAgggcaaaattaaaaaaatgattggCCTTTTTAATAGGCTTGAGGGGGCTATAAAGAACCTTGAGGATTACCTCAAGAAAACTTATATTAAAATACAGGAAAGGAGCTTGTGCATTCAAGAAAGGATTTAAGTCCGTCCTTGAAGCTAAGCTACCTTAAAAGTGCTCTAAAAGGGGAAGCACGAAATGTGGTTTCCCATTTATTGCTTAGCTCAGGCAAAAATAATGATGCAGACTGATGCAAAATATAAGGGATCTCATAGGCTTAGTTCGTTGACATCAgtagaaaacaagaaaagaaagctaaatTCGGGCGAAGCccaagttgatatacccttgcagttaaaaccggatatatatcgcaaacatcggatatagttggccgctccttatattctcataaggatcatAATAAAACGACTTAATTAGCTTCTAATTAGCTtcccaagcttctatattcaaaaataccaaagctGGTATTTGGTAcaaatttccgatcgttcagttatatggcagctattagatgtagtcggccgatcgttatgaaatttggtgggtcGGATTAacttttaccaaaaatatactctgtactaagtttcagctttctatctaggacatagtcgtccgatccttaggatagaagggtgtgtgcaaagtttcaagacgatagaaacagacagaaagacggacatgcttatatctactcaggaggtgatcctgattaagtatatatatactttatagggtcgaagatgtctccttcactgcgttccacacttttgtacaaaattataatactttgcaagggtataaaaagcactaaacttttttcttcatctTGTAGCTTGTATCTGTGGgttttatcattttttagtGTCGCAGTATTGCCAGGATAGAGGTTTACCCAAAACATACTTTGTGCATactttgtaaataattttcagGCTTAAGGGGCTTGTTGGGAATCGGACTCTCAAATGCCTGGGTGAAATGGACGGTTAAACAAAAATGCAGCTGCTGGTAATTAAACTGTTAAACTGGGAACACTTTGTAATTACTATTTTCCAAATTCATCAACCTGCATTGAATTTATTGTGTGAAAAAGATAATTTAAAGCGAATATTATTTACGTGAAAAATATCATTTAAAGCAAATATTATCATACAATTAATGGCAAATCTTCAATGGAAATGTTTTGAAGAGCTAATACTCTACCTAATAGAAGATTTCCAATTAATTCCAATGGGATATGAGGGACATTTGATGGCAAATATCAACTAAACAGCCCGTACATTATGCCATTGATTGATAAACAAATTGAAAGTTTAAACTCAAAAGGGTTTATACGAACGAACATGTACGAGTGTGTGCTCCCTCTCGGCCATGGGTGGTGTGGTCGAGTACCATTATGTTATAAATCAGGCTATGGTAAATTTATATCTTATCTATTTGCTTGCTGAGAAGATAAATAACCCAATCTGAGAAAATTGGTTTTTATGTCTTACTTTGAGGCCTTTTCAttgcaaaaaattatatatttatatttatttgggatgtctattaattaaaattttgttcatattcaaaaaatagtttaatcattttttcgattttatgccGCACTGGGACCATAGTGCATTGGGAAAATACATTGAGTTTACTTTTTAGAATGATGACAAAAATCTTACCAATTATTTATGTAGATAttagattttattttctcaagccaaaaaaatgataaagtttttaaaatatatatcaacaattatttgcttttgacATATTTTAAACCATTTTCATGAATGCTGTTTTTCTATCAAATTCATGTTTAATACCCCTCCCAAATAAGGCATTCTCGTTGTCGTATTTGTGTGCACTTTGGCCTAAACTGACAGCCAggcgggaaaatgaaaaaaatgtattcgatGAACAACCACAGTGCGCGCATCGTTGTAATCTATGCGCACATTTTGcatattatttacttaattaggttaacattattaaaataaacacaagCCAGTCTCTTCGTTTTGGCCTTGGCGCTGTTTGGGGTAATCGCTTGAACTCCCTTGAAGAATGTCTAACGAAGGCCTTTCAAAAGCCAACCGTTGTCTGGTGACTGAGGCGCAACATCACTCTTCTCCGGATCCTTGGAGAAAGGACCCTCGTGTGTGTTAGCATAAACAATGTCTTGTCCAAGGGAGAACCTATTTTTGGTGTCTTAATTCTATTCATTTACAAGCGATTGGAAAGCCAGCTACCCACAATGGATCAACTGAATGACATGTTCTTCTGGTGCTGGCCCACTAAAGGGCCCGACAATAAATAACTTGAATTCTATCGCTAAGgtttactgttaaaattagtttcctaggatatgcaaacattgtactactcaatattACATTAAGTTTaggtcccattataaaatgtaattattgtccataactccggacagattttaaatataactattgattgattgatattaaaaaaaaaaaaatttagagcaAGCACATTTGTCTATGAAATCTGGGTCTCTCAAATATATAGAGAACTAGCTGcaccctgccacgtttcgctgtggcatattgtggttgcacgcataagaaataagtaaaaaaacaagaaaggaaagctaacttcgggcggagccgaagtttatatacccttgcagttaaaaccggatatatatcgcaaacatcggatatagttggccgatccttatgggaataggaatatataatccaatattttacaatacaaaatctaaaaaaaatcccaaacttctatcttcaaaaatacgaaagttgatatttctaccaagtaccatttccgatcgttcagttatatggcagctataggatatagtcggccgatcctaatgaaatttggtaggtcggatcaactgaccaaatatataatctgtaccaagttccagctttctatcttcaaaaacacgaaagttgggtcatttccgatcgttcagttatatggaagctataggatatagtcggccgatccttacgaaatttggcatgtcgtattattttgccaaaaat
It contains:
- the LOC138927490 gene encoding importin-4-like — its product is MPPLLQILEEAMAHHDLIRRRAVFPSLAVMAEGCVAAIVNRFLEPMLNTIKNSINCPSALVRNAAFFALVPLYSNTSASWSPRYRWAVPRIFYALDTFIKHLKDEEKPHLALLMERLSDALVVQTGPRLCKLVLSTIALNRLKSIEILATIARFVGKESFIPLDNDTMLFCLAIIEHKAEDKDLRMHAYNLMRAITIVADEEMEMRESSELDESQAEDDDLIEKKQAIPSFDCVLKVVDNPYDSIRKAALEALSQFMIALLKIRDAEGVARASLVVVPKLAEVARNDQEQSVSKIALEALGEVFRKVKGAVVHTAELQGIICELINDLMTNDVEGKNVVIEHAAQLLPLLGLALEPEEFSVYFTRLRLQYMQHFPKDPSATDNCYIIYGALADCLQSLGTWIVQYFDHLCSLCIQGTTHSDTHTREKAYYGLGELRQVRHEHREDFI